The following proteins come from a genomic window of Triticum aestivum cultivar Chinese Spring chromosome 6A, IWGSC CS RefSeq v2.1, whole genome shotgun sequence:
- the LOC123130193 gene encoding S-(+)-linalool synthase, chloroplastic-like encodes MAAAHVCFSLSSFAPLFHSALPVARNGGQSGRNRGLIRPSPVIYPGREPVSHELSDDFDFQESLMNVQALLHQHPKSNKGMLSMVDHLKRLCIDNYFQDEIDNIMDSSVDLLHSNDLVDATLSLRLMREVGYYVSADDVLQKFTNDNGDFNLRHSKDLRGLLSLHDMSHLNMGEASLYKAKEFSSKHMKFALKYLEPNLARYVMKSLDHPYHVSLRQYKARHHLSYLQNLPTRHTAIEKLAVAEFQMKKLQHQSEMQEVKRWWVDLGLSQEIPAARDQVLKWYMWSMTILEGFSFSRYRVEATKVISMVYIVDDIFDLVATQEELSRFNEAIKMWDLAAAESLPSYMISCYKALYTITNDIADMVRKEHGLNPINHLKQAWATLFDGFMIEGKWLSTNQVPTSEDYLRNGVITSGAPLLFIHLLFMLGHDLTEDNNDHILRVISCPAKIMRLWDDMGSAKDELQEGLDGSYKDLYQRENPHADAEKHMLDMIAGEWEDLNREYFSQTNSTLPPSFIGASLNFARMVSIMYGYDDEQRLPALEDYTRMLLF; translated from the exons ATGGCTGCTGCTCATGTATGCTTCTCCTTATCCTCCTTCGCGCCATTGTTCCATTCGGCTTTGCCGGTGGCCAGAAATGGTGGCCAGAGTGGCCGAAACCGTGGGTTAATTCGCCCTTCGCCAGTGATATATCCCGGGCGGGAGCCTGTGTCCCATGAGCTGTCCGATGATTTTGACTTCCAG GAAAGCCTAATgaatgttcaagcattgcttcatCAACATCCGAAGAGCAACAAAGGAATGTTGAGCATGGTTGATCACCTCAAACGTCTCTGCATTGACAACTATTTCCAGGATGAAATCGATAACATAATGGACTCGTCTGTGGATCTCCTCCATAGTAATGATCTAGTTGACGCAACCCTTTCCTTAAGGCTGATGAGAGAAGTTGGATATTATGTTTCGGCAG ACGATGTTCTTCAGAAGTTCACAAACGATAATGGTGATTTCAACCTTAGGCATAGCAAAGACCTTAGAGGGTTGCTGAGCTTGCATGACATGTCACACCTCAACATGGGAGAAGCTTCACTCTACAAGGCAAAGGAATTCTCAAGTAAGCACATGAAATTTGCACTTAAGTATTTGGAGCCAAACCTTGCGAGATATGTGATGAAGTCACTAGACCATCCCTACCATGTGAGCCTGAGGCAATACAAGGCTAGGCATCATTTGAGTTACCTCCAGAACTTGCCTACTAGGCACACTGCAATTGAGAAGCTGGCAGTTGCAGAATTTCAGATGAAGAAGTTGCAACATCAGAGTGAAATGCAAGAGGTTAAGAG ATGGTGGGTGGATTTGGGATTGTCTCAAGAAATTCCAGCTGCAAGGGACCAAGTTCTGAAATGGTACATGTGGTCCATGACTATCCTTGAGGGTTTCTCCTTCTCAAGATATCGGGTTGAGGCCACAAAGGTTATCTCAATGGTCTACATTGTGGACGACATCTTTGATCTTGTCGCCACACAAGAGGAGCTCTCTCGCTTTAATGAGGCGATCAAAAT GTGGGATCTTGCAGCTGCCGAGTCACTGCCAAGTTACATGATATCATGTTACAAGGCTCTTTATACCATCACAAATGATATCGCTGATATGGTCAGAAAAGAGCATGGATTGAACCCTATCAATCATCTCAAGCAAGCA TGGGCAACCTTGTTTGATGGATTCATGATCGAGGGAAAATGGCTATCTACTAATCAGGTTCCTACATCGGAGGACTACCTAAGAAATGGTGTCATCACTTCAGGAGCACCACTTTTATTTATTCATCTTTTATTCATGCTTGGGCATGATTTAACGGAGGACAACAACGACCACATCCTCAGGGTCATCTCCTGCCCTGCCAAAATCATGAGGCTCTGGGATGACATGGGGAGTGCAAAG GATGAGTTGCAGGAAGGGCTAGACGGATCATACAAGGATTTGTACCAGAGAGAAAACcctcatgctgatgcggagaagCACATGTTGGATATGATAGCGGGTGAATGGGAGGATCTAAACAGGGAATACTTCTCCCAGACAAACTCCACACTACCACCTAGCTTCATCGGGGCGTCTCTCAACTTTGCAAGGATGGTCAGCATCATGTATGGCTATGACGATGAGCAGAGGCTCCCCGCCCTGGAGGATTACACTAGGATGTTGCTCTTTTGA